A genomic region of Desulfosarcina ovata subsp. ovata contains the following coding sequences:
- a CDS encoding HNH endonuclease, with translation MLFAYTYVPHPMEKMQEFIEFIFFEVWCKAPGGPPFSLDLFDAAPELKDVMEAFHYSDTKGADFFNGHIERIYGLFADLSPEQVGQLQAWFRGNNDIAGLCRNDPTVAIARYDDLNTFNPPLANELASFFKGLYKKDLLELEVLRNVIGEMNDHHTQFTTVNRQGKCPFCGINDVKGVYHSRREAYDHFLPKGKYPFNSINFHNLAPACHECNSSYKLNKDPLYDAKDPLLTKNGRRKAFYPYQTTPPTIDIEIALNTKDWTNITPDDVNISTGPEMAREEIDTWLDVYGIEERYKAKCCGDNEGKYWIEQVKDEWANGGRTPEEFLTTLSRQAKSRPFAEANFLKLAFLEGCNRSGLFT, from the coding sequence ATGCTGTTTGCTTATACGTATGTGCCCCATCCCATGGAAAAAATGCAGGAATTCATCGAATTCATCTTTTTTGAAGTGTGGTGCAAAGCGCCGGGTGGTCCCCCATTCTCCCTCGATTTATTCGACGCAGCGCCCGAGTTGAAGGACGTTATGGAGGCGTTTCACTACTCCGATACCAAAGGTGCGGATTTTTTCAATGGCCATATTGAACGGATCTATGGCCTGTTTGCGGACCTTTCGCCTGAGCAGGTCGGCCAACTTCAAGCATGGTTCAGAGGTAACAACGACATTGCCGGTTTGTGCCGCAACGATCCGACTGTGGCCATCGCCAGGTATGACGATCTGAATACGTTCAACCCGCCTTTGGCAAACGAATTGGCATCTTTCTTCAAAGGTCTGTACAAAAAGGATTTGCTGGAATTGGAAGTGTTGAGGAATGTCATCGGCGAGATGAATGATCACCATACGCAATTCACCACGGTCAATCGGCAGGGCAAATGTCCTTTCTGCGGCATCAATGATGTCAAAGGCGTTTATCACAGCCGCCGGGAAGCCTATGACCATTTCCTGCCCAAGGGGAAGTATCCGTTCAATTCAATCAATTTCCACAACTTGGCTCCTGCCTGCCACGAATGCAACAGCTCCTATAAACTGAACAAGGACCCTTTGTATGATGCCAAAGACCCCTTGCTGACCAAGAATGGTCGACGAAAAGCGTTTTATCCCTATCAAACAACACCACCCACCATCGATATTGAGATTGCGCTGAATACCAAAGACTGGACGAACATCACACCGGACGACGTCAACATCTCCACAGGACCTGAAATGGCCAGAGAGGAGATCGATACCTGGCTGGATGTTTATGGAATCGAAGAGCGTTACAAGGCCAAATGCTGCGGTGATAATGAGGGCAAGTACTGGATCGAGCAGGTAAAGGACGAATGGGCAAACGGTGGCAGAACGCCGGAGGAATTCCTGACCACACTGTCGCGCCAAGCCAAATCGCGGCCTTTTGCCGAAGCGAATTTTCTGAAACTTGCCTTTCTGGAAGGCTGCAATCGATCAGGGTTGTTCACCTGA
- a CDS encoding restriction system-associated AAA family ATPase — MKLLRLHIGEPFRCLQAGFELHFLREWDRDSADPFAPYVLAGPNGCGKSNILEVLAAIFYQMECQYLTYLPDALAANNADEDSDEALAEPEEAEIRSPNSFELEYLILVPDRLRTSSSESVAHIKISKSPGQSAEMFWLNHPDHGETNPLTRQDARDFLPDYVLGYSSGENEILSLPFFKLRFIQLDEYLHSLKEDLSYGGKPEARHAFLDNAFNQAILVSNLIFETQDILQQFKDEVGVEGLEQFRIVLKKSIVITAAQVNEYPEGFVQVDEGADGSKIYRIPILKKFEPADERDKTALLDRLERCATCSYLDAETDTLYLDYLVTEAIRGAFANNFDSAMDLFQSLQMLLTLNLYEVNDALKNELYLSDSLYVNETVPTLPADELVIRFEELVLKKAGVTEPIYAKSLSDGEYQFLHSLGLCLLYRNSHSLFLLDEPETHFNPDWRSKFITRLRDCFKTANPKVRREVLVTTHTPFLISDSTPEQVLVVNKETSTGIVSVNRPDYNTLGASINKITMKTFGKRETIGGFAQQKMGALKKRFEALNEAGTDAEKNALIDEIELQLGDSVEKMLLIKTILDSMQGSDD; from the coding sequence ATGAAACTGCTGCGGCTACACATCGGCGAACCGTTTCGTTGCCTGCAAGCCGGGTTCGAACTCCACTTTCTGCGGGAGTGGGACCGGGATAGTGCCGATCCCTTTGCGCCCTATGTTCTGGCCGGCCCCAACGGCTGCGGCAAATCCAACATTCTGGAGGTGCTGGCCGCCATCTTCTACCAAATGGAGTGCCAATACCTCACCTATCTTCCCGATGCTTTAGCAGCGAACAACGCCGATGAGGATTCCGACGAAGCTCTTGCCGAGCCCGAGGAAGCGGAAATCCGCAGTCCCAATAGCTTTGAGTTGGAATATTTGATTTTGGTGCCGGATCGTTTGAGAACCAGTAGCAGCGAGAGTGTTGCCCATATTAAAATCAGCAAATCTCCCGGTCAAAGCGCTGAAATGTTCTGGTTGAACCACCCCGACCACGGCGAAACGAATCCACTCACCCGGCAGGATGCCCGTGATTTCCTGCCGGACTATGTTCTGGGGTATTCCTCGGGCGAGAATGAAATCCTGAGCCTGCCCTTTTTCAAGCTGCGCTTTATCCAACTGGATGAGTATCTGCACAGTTTGAAAGAAGATCTTTCATATGGTGGAAAGCCCGAAGCGCGCCACGCGTTTCTGGACAACGCCTTTAATCAGGCCATCCTGGTCAGCAACCTGATTTTTGAAACACAGGATATCTTGCAGCAGTTCAAGGACGAGGTGGGGGTCGAGGGTCTGGAGCAATTTCGCATCGTCCTGAAAAAGAGCATCGTAATCACGGCGGCCCAAGTCAATGAGTACCCTGAAGGGTTTGTCCAGGTGGATGAAGGGGCAGATGGTAGTAAAATCTATCGAATCCCGATTCTGAAAAAATTCGAACCTGCAGATGAAAGGGACAAAACCGCGCTATTAGACCGGTTGGAGCGGTGCGCCACCTGCTCCTATCTCGATGCGGAAACCGACACCCTTTACCTGGACTATCTGGTCACCGAAGCTATCCGCGGCGCCTTTGCCAACAATTTCGACTCGGCCATGGATCTCTTTCAATCCCTGCAGATGTTGCTGACCCTGAACCTGTATGAGGTCAATGATGCATTAAAGAACGAACTGTATCTTTCCGACAGCCTCTATGTAAACGAGACCGTTCCCACTCTGCCGGCGGATGAATTGGTGATTCGTTTTGAAGAACTGGTCCTGAAAAAGGCCGGTGTGACCGAACCCATCTATGCCAAATCCTTGTCCGACGGCGAGTATCAGTTCCTGCATAGCCTGGGGTTGTGCCTGTTGTACCGCAACTCCCATAGTCTTTTCCTATTGGACGAACCCGAGACCCATTTCAATCCGGACTGGCGCTCCAAGTTCATCACCCGCTTGCGAGATTGCTTTAAAACGGCAAATCCCAAAGTCCGACGCGAAGTACTCGTCACCACCCATACTCCGTTCCTGATTTCCGACAGCACTCCCGAGCAGGTGCTCGTGGTAAACAAGGAAACGTCCACTGGTATAGTCAGCGTCAATCGCCCCGACTACAACACCCTGGGTGCGTCCATCAACAAAATCACCATGAAAACCTTCGGCAAGCGTGAAACCATCGGCGGTTTTGCTCAACAGAAAATGGGCGCGCTGAAAAAGCGTTTTGAAGCGTTGAACGAGGCAGGTACCGATGCGGAAAAGAACGCCTTGATCGATGAGATCGAGCTGCAGTTGGGCGATTCCGTGGAAAAGATGCTGCTCATCAAGACTATTCTCGATAGCATGCAAGGAAGCGACGATTAA
- a CDS encoding restriction endonuclease subunit S gives MKNIALGKICRVVSGATPRRVKKEYWNGDIPWVTPKEISSLKSAFLEDSVEKITAAGYKSCSTEMLPPGSLLLSSRAPIGLLAINKIPVCTNQGFKSLVPSKDINVVFLYYTLKNRIDQLQAKGKGATFKELSKADVKRFKIPLPPLNDQIRIATLLSRVDALIAKRKENLRLLDEFLKSTFLAMFGDPVQNSKGWKKRPLRKLLSAIESGWSPKCENRQAEEDEWGVLKLGAVTACNFLEIENKALPQSVVPKPEKEVKNGDLLFSRKNTYQLVAACAYIFNTRPHLMMSDLIFRLVVQDKNIINPISLWRLLINPKQRGLIQSLAGGAAGSMPNISKQKLMSVSLPVPPIEAQNQFAEIVKKVENLKSIYLRNLRELENLYVALSQKAFKGELDLSRIPLEKVFEPQIDYDENESEAGTPSFTSLEHEAISDPEERKRLLRQIFEDYFTSEPKRFSSFSDFWSRVEFNILDYMNEESPPLGIEDYDQVKVWLFEHLKRGEVEQTFNEHENQIKLRPKS, from the coding sequence ATGAAAAACATTGCCCTTGGTAAAATATGCAGGGTGGTTTCCGGTGCGACTCCGAGAAGGGTAAAAAAGGAATATTGGAATGGTGACATCCCTTGGGTTACTCCAAAGGAAATCAGTTCTTTGAAAAGTGCTTTCCTTGAGGACTCGGTCGAAAAAATCACGGCAGCAGGTTATAAATCATGTTCGACTGAAATGTTGCCACCGGGATCTCTTTTGCTAAGTTCTCGAGCTCCAATAGGCTTGTTGGCAATCAATAAGATCCCAGTTTGTACCAACCAGGGATTTAAAAGCCTTGTGCCGTCAAAAGACATAAACGTGGTTTTTCTTTATTACACATTAAAAAATCGAATTGATCAATTACAGGCAAAAGGCAAAGGAGCAACGTTTAAGGAACTCTCGAAGGCTGATGTAAAAAGATTTAAAATTCCTCTTCCACCTTTAAACGACCAGATCCGTATCGCCACACTGCTCAGTCGCGTCGATGCGCTGATTGCCAAACGCAAAGAGAACCTGCGCCTGCTGGATGAATTCCTGAAAAGCACCTTTCTGGCAATGTTTGGTGATCCGGTACAAAATAGCAAAGGATGGAAAAAGAGACCGTTAAGAAAACTGTTATCTGCTATAGAAAGCGGCTGGAGTCCAAAATGCGAGAATCGACAAGCTGAAGAGGATGAGTGGGGTGTTTTAAAGTTAGGCGCTGTCACTGCATGCAATTTTCTTGAAATTGAAAACAAAGCTCTTCCACAAAGTGTCGTCCCGAAACCCGAAAAAGAAGTGAAAAATGGCGATCTTCTTTTTTCACGAAAAAACACTTACCAGTTAGTCGCTGCCTGTGCTTACATTTTTAACACAAGACCACATTTAATGATGTCAGATCTGATTTTTCGCCTTGTTGTACAGGATAAAAATATAATAAATCCTATATCCTTATGGAGGCTATTGATAAATCCAAAACAACGCGGACTTATCCAATCTTTGGCTGGCGGGGCCGCAGGATCTATGCCTAACATCTCAAAACAAAAATTAATGAGTGTATCCTTGCCCGTCCCTCCGATAGAAGCCCAAAACCAATTCGCTGAAATAGTTAAGAAAGTAGAGAATCTAAAATCCATATACTTACGAAACCTCAGAGAGTTGGAAAACCTCTACGTTGCCCTAAGCCAAAAAGCTTTCAAAGGTGAACTGGATTTAAGCCGGATTCCGTTGGAAAAAGTATTTGAACCGCAAATAGATTATGATGAAAACGAATCGGAAGCAGGGACACCTTCTTTTACTTCTTTGGAACATGAGGCGATATCCGATCCGGAGGAACGAAAAAGATTGCTGCGACAAATCTTCGAAGACTATTTCACAAGCGAACCGAAGCGGTTTTCGTCTTTTAGCGATTTCTGGTCAAGAGTCGAGTTCAATATACTGGACTATATGAATGAAGAGAGCCCACCTTTGGGTATTGAGGACTACGACCAGGTCAAAGTATGGCTGTTTGAGCATCTAAAACGTGGTGAAGTCGAACAAACCTTCAATGAACATGAAAACCAAATAAAGTTGCGCCCCAAGTCATGA
- a CDS encoding class I SAM-dependent DNA methyltransferase has product MISKPSLLVEAVKAIGDIYGEIEKDSQNKGQAFQDIQGDVYEYLLSEIATAGKNGQFRTPRHIIKLMAELVQPQLGHRICDPACGTGGFLLGAFQYIVTQLALKKGAKNLKADEDGFVRTSVSAGLTEKAKHILNESLWGYDFDSTMVRLGLMNLMMHGIDDPHVDYSDTLSKGFNAPNQYDIVMANPPFTGSIDKGDINESLSLKTTKTELLFVETIYRLLKKGGTAAIIVPQGVLFGSSKAFVAARKILVDRCDLKAVITMPNGVFRPYAGVSTAVLLFTKIYDKEDKVSEPGTEHVWFYDMKSDGYSLDDKRNKLDGFGDLQEINKKFKDRDSEKDTDRTRKYFVVPRQEIVNEKYDLSLSRYKEEIFEEIVYEKPSVILHKLLMSEVGKEYDEKVLADVKGGIVKELLELKGMIG; this is encoded by the coding sequence ATGATCAGCAAGCCATCGTTGCTGGTCGAAGCGGTGAAGGCCATCGGCGATATCTATGGGGAGATCGAAAAGGATTCCCAGAACAAGGGCCAGGCATTTCAGGATATCCAGGGCGACGTGTACGAATATCTGCTCTCGGAAATTGCCACGGCCGGCAAAAACGGCCAGTTCCGCACCCCGCGCCATATCATCAAGCTCATGGCCGAACTGGTGCAGCCCCAACTGGGCCACCGGATTTGCGATCCGGCTTGCGGTACCGGCGGATTCCTGCTGGGAGCCTTTCAGTATATCGTTACCCAGTTGGCCCTAAAAAAAGGCGCCAAGAATCTCAAGGCCGACGAGGACGGATTCGTGCGCACCTCGGTCAGTGCCGGCCTCACCGAAAAGGCCAAGCACATTCTCAACGAGAGTCTGTGGGGCTATGATTTCGATAGCACCATGGTTCGCCTGGGCCTGATGAACCTGATGATGCACGGCATCGACGACCCCCATGTCGATTACAGCGATACCCTGAGCAAAGGTTTCAACGCGCCAAACCAGTACGACATTGTCATGGCAAACCCGCCCTTTACCGGCAGCATCGACAAGGGCGACATCAACGAATCCCTCAGCCTGAAAACCACCAAGACCGAACTGCTCTTTGTCGAAACCATCTACCGCCTGCTCAAGAAAGGTGGAACCGCCGCCATCATCGTGCCTCAGGGGGTGCTCTTCGGATCATCTAAAGCATTCGTGGCGGCACGCAAAATCCTGGTGGACCGCTGCGATTTGAAAGCCGTCATAACTATGCCCAACGGTGTTTTCAGACCCTATGCCGGGGTGAGCACGGCTGTCCTGCTCTTCACCAAGATTTATGACAAGGAAGACAAGGTCAGCGAGCCGGGGACTGAACATGTCTGGTTTTATGACATGAAGAGTGATGGGTACTCTCTGGACGATAAACGTAACAAACTGGACGGGTTTGGCGACTTACAAGAGATCAATAAGAAGTTCAAAGACCGCGATTCAGAAAAGGATACCGACCGCACCCGGAAATATTTTGTGGTGCCCCGGCAGGAGATCGTTAATGAGAAATATGACTTGAGCCTGAGTCGGTATAAGGAAGAAATCTTTGAAGAGATTGTATATGAAAAACCGTCGGTTATTCTGCATAAGTTGTTGATGAGTGAGGTGGGAAAGGAGTATGACGAGAAGGTGCTTGCTGATGTTAAAGGTGGAATTGTGAAGGAGTTGTTGGAGTTGAAGGGAATGATAGGATGA
- a CDS encoding type I restriction-modification system subunit M N-terminal domain-containing protein: MLQNNPALKSKIDQLWNKFWAGGIANPLTAIEQITYLLFMKRLDDLDRKQ; this comes from the coding sequence ATGCTGCAAAATAACCCTGCATTGAAATCAAAAATCGACCAGCTCTGGAACAAATTCTGGGCCGGTGGCATTGCCAATCCCCTTACCGCCATCGAGCAGATCACCTATCTGCTATTTATGAAACGGTTGGACGATCTGGACCGGAAGCAATAG
- a CDS encoding Fic family protein, translated as MKYRKTTDKELALILEEGEGYTLEFKQSVNADLPKELVALANASGGRILIGVNDNNQVIGTDLSNKTLAQIEDMAAACDPPVAIRAEKLTKHKLLVIHVPEGANRPHRCTKGFYLRNGAGSQKMSTQDITAFIQAEGRVRFDQQLRLDLDWKKVIDQKRLEHFLKLAGISPKKDIANLLLNLGAGDEKEGQFYLNQTGVLLFAKEPTQRLFHVSVVCALFKGTGKAYILDRKELTGNLLENVEEALIFLKKHLQLRWEITSASIRRQEILELPEVALREAMVNAVCHRDYNEAGAHVMVEIFDDRVEIYNPGGLPKGLPPRDFGRRSVCRNPNIAALLLRCDYIEKMGTGIERIRAALEKADCPPVKIRFDSMFTLEFPRPTYAGKSSPQVTPQVTPQVTPQVTPQVTPQVERLLAVIQGEMTRGELMEALSLKDRTHFSKEYLARAMEAGVIEMTIPDKPNSRLQKYRLTAKGKTDAAK; from the coding sequence ATGAAGTACCGCAAAACCACCGACAAAGAGCTGGCCCTCATCCTTGAAGAAGGCGAAGGCTATACGCTGGAATTCAAGCAGAGCGTCAATGCCGACCTGCCCAAGGAACTTGTGGCTCTGGCCAACGCCTCGGGCGGCCGCATCCTCATCGGCGTCAACGATAACAATCAAGTTATTGGCACCGATCTGTCCAACAAAACCCTGGCCCAGATCGAGGATATGGCTGCCGCCTGCGATCCGCCCGTGGCCATTCGCGCTGAAAAACTCACCAAACACAAGTTGCTGGTCATTCACGTGCCCGAAGGCGCCAATCGGCCCCACCGCTGTACCAAGGGGTTCTATTTACGCAACGGCGCCGGCTCCCAGAAGATGAGCACCCAGGACATCACAGCCTTTATCCAGGCCGAGGGCCGGGTTCGCTTCGATCAGCAGCTCCGGCTTGACCTGGACTGGAAAAAGGTGATCGACCAAAAGCGCCTGGAGCACTTCCTGAAACTGGCCGGCATCTCCCCCAAGAAGGATATTGCCAATCTGCTGCTCAATTTAGGGGCCGGTGATGAAAAAGAGGGCCAATTCTACCTCAACCAGACCGGCGTGCTTCTCTTCGCCAAGGAACCCACCCAGCGCCTGTTCCATGTAAGTGTGGTCTGCGCGCTGTTCAAAGGCACCGGCAAGGCGTATATCCTCGACCGCAAGGAGCTTACCGGCAATCTGCTTGAAAATGTGGAAGAAGCCCTGATTTTCCTTAAAAAGCACCTTCAACTGCGCTGGGAGATCACCAGCGCTTCCATCCGCCGCCAGGAGATCCTGGAGCTTCCTGAGGTAGCTCTGCGCGAAGCCATGGTCAACGCCGTGTGCCATCGCGACTACAACGAGGCGGGCGCCCATGTCATGGTAGAAATTTTCGATGACCGGGTTGAAATCTACAACCCCGGCGGCCTGCCCAAGGGACTGCCGCCCAGGGACTTCGGGCGCCGTAGCGTGTGCCGTAACCCCAACATTGCCGCGCTGCTGTTGAGATGCGACTACATCGAAAAGATGGGTACTGGCATCGAGCGCATCCGCGCGGCCCTGGAAAAGGCCGACTGTCCGCCGGTCAAAATCCGCTTTGACAGCATGTTTACCCTGGAGTTCCCCAGGCCGACCTACGCAGGGAAATCTTCCCCGCAAGTCACCCCGCAAGTCACCCCGCAAGTCACCCCGCAAGTCACCCCGCAAGTCACCCCGCAAGTCGAACGCCTGCTGGCGGTCATTCAGGGGGAAATGACACGCGGGGAGCTTATGGAGGCACTGAGTCTAAAGGATCGCACGCACTTCAGCAAGGAATACCTGGCCCGTGCCATGGAGGCAGGGGTCATCGAAATGACCATCCCCGACAAACCCAATAGCCGCTTGCAAAAATATCGATTGACCGCAAAAGGAAAGACTGATGCTGCAAAATAA
- a CDS encoding DEAD/DEAH box helicase family protein produces the protein MKTEQQTRQELIDIALKDAGWNVDDPSQVIQEYDIVVDPAKVAEAATPYGGHRFSDYVLLGKDRKPLAVVEAKKTSKDPALGREQAKQYCYNIRKDKGGPLPFCFYTNGLEIHFWDLENYPPRKVVGFPTLDDLERLHYIRQRRKPLADELINTDIAGRDYQIRAIRAVLESIESKKRDFLLVMATGTGKTRTAIALVDVLMRAAHIERVLFLVDRIALREQALSAFKEHLPNEPRWPNVGEKIIAKDRRIYVSTYPTMLNIIRDPANRMSPHFFDLVIIDESHRSIYNTYSEILDYFKAINLGLTATPTDVIDHNTFKLFACEDGLPTFAYTYEEAVGSTPPYLCDFQVMKIQTKFQKEGISKRTISLEDQKKLILEGKDIEEINFEGSQLEKQVVNKGTNTLIVKEYMEECIKDPNGVLPGKTIFFCTSKAHARRMEEIFDALYPQYHGELAKVLVSEDPRVYGKGGLLDQFMHLDMPRIAISVDMLDTGIDVHEVVNLVFAKPVYSYTKFWQMIGRGTRLLEPSKIKPWCIEKDVFLILDCWDNFEYFKLQPKGKTLKPQLPLPVRLAGLRIDKIEKALAREQVTIAEKEIAILRGQIQDLPASSVVIIEAAAALDRISDENFWARLTPQKIEFLLDQIKPLFRTVSQVDFKAMRLEKDVLDISVALLCAEKARFDTLKTGLIEQIGELPLSVNIVARQAALIRSAQQEHFWTSCTDAVLDDLSERLAPLMKFREQQGPGQETVNLDLTDVLHNKEMVEFGPQNEAVSVTRYREMVEALVLSLTRSNPILQKIIAGDAISEKEAEQLADQLNKTHPHITEKLLRVVYRNRKARFIQFIRHILGLEILASFPDTVARAFDQFLTEHTDLNSRQLEFLKLLKDFIIEREKVEKRDLIQSPFTIIHPEGIRGVFRPAEIEEILQLTEQLAA, from the coding sequence CCGGATGGAACGTGGATGATCCATCTCAGGTGATCCAGGAATATGATATCGTGGTGGATCCCGCCAAGGTCGCCGAAGCCGCCACGCCGTATGGAGGCCACCGGTTCAGCGATTACGTTCTTCTGGGAAAGGACCGCAAGCCGCTGGCCGTCGTCGAAGCCAAAAAGACCAGCAAGGACCCGGCCCTCGGCCGTGAACAGGCCAAACAGTATTGCTACAATATCCGAAAGGATAAAGGCGGTCCTCTGCCCTTCTGTTTTTACACCAATGGCCTGGAGATTCATTTCTGGGACCTGGAAAACTATCCGCCACGCAAAGTAGTCGGCTTTCCGACCTTAGACGACCTGGAACGTTTGCACTACATCCGTCAGCGCCGCAAACCGCTGGCCGACGAATTGATCAATACGGATATCGCCGGACGGGATTATCAGATCCGTGCCATTCGTGCCGTTCTCGAATCCATCGAATCAAAAAAACGCGATTTTCTGTTGGTCATGGCCACGGGCACGGGAAAAACACGCACGGCCATTGCCCTGGTGGATGTGCTCATGCGGGCGGCGCACATCGAGCGGGTTCTTTTTCTGGTCGATCGCATCGCCTTGCGTGAACAGGCACTATCGGCATTCAAGGAGCATTTGCCCAACGAACCCCGCTGGCCCAACGTCGGTGAAAAAATCATCGCCAAGGATCGGCGGATCTACGTTTCGACCTATCCGACCATGCTCAACATCATTCGGGATCCGGCAAACCGGATGTCACCCCATTTTTTCGATCTGGTCATCATCGATGAAAGTCACCGCTCCATCTACAACACCTACAGCGAGATTCTCGACTACTTTAAAGCCATCAATCTCGGCCTGACAGCCACGCCCACCGATGTCATCGACCACAACACATTCAAGCTGTTTGCCTGCGAAGACGGCCTGCCGACCTTTGCCTATACCTATGAAGAAGCAGTCGGTAGCACCCCACCCTACCTGTGCGATTTTCAGGTCATGAAGATCCAAACCAAATTTCAAAAGGAGGGGATCAGTAAGCGCACCATCAGCCTGGAGGACCAGAAAAAACTCATCCTCGAAGGCAAGGATATCGAAGAGATCAACTTCGAGGGTAGCCAGCTTGAAAAGCAGGTCGTCAACAAAGGCACCAACACGCTGATCGTCAAGGAATATATGGAAGAGTGCATCAAGGACCCCAACGGTGTCCTGCCGGGCAAAACCATTTTCTTCTGCACCTCCAAGGCCCATGCGCGCCGAATGGAAGAGATTTTCGATGCCCTCTATCCACAGTACCACGGTGAATTGGCCAAAGTGCTCGTATCGGAAGATCCTCGGGTTTACGGGAAAGGCGGTCTGCTCGACCAGTTCATGCATCTTGACATGCCGCGCATTGCCATCAGTGTGGACATGCTGGATACTGGCATCGACGTGCATGAGGTGGTCAATTTGGTGTTCGCAAAACCCGTCTATTCTTACACCAAATTCTGGCAGATGATCGGCCGCGGTACCCGTTTGCTGGAACCGTCCAAAATCAAACCCTGGTGCATCGAAAAAGATGTTTTTTTAATTCTCGACTGCTGGGATAACTTCGAATATTTCAAGCTCCAACCCAAGGGCAAGACGCTAAAGCCCCAGCTCCCGCTGCCCGTCCGGTTGGCTGGCCTGCGCATCGATAAAATCGAAAAAGCCCTGGCCCGGGAACAAGTGACGATCGCTGAAAAGGAAATTGCGATCCTGCGCGGCCAGATTCAGGATCTGCCGGCATCCTCAGTGGTCATCATCGAGGCGGCAGCGGCGCTGGATCGGATTTCCGACGAAAATTTCTGGGCACGGCTCACACCCCAAAAGATCGAGTTCTTGCTTGATCAAATCAAGCCGCTTTTTCGAACCGTCTCTCAGGTTGACTTCAAGGCCATGCGGCTTGAGAAGGATGTGCTCGATATTTCCGTAGCCCTTTTATGCGCTGAAAAAGCGAGATTCGACACTTTGAAAACCGGGCTCATCGAGCAGATCGGTGAGCTTCCGCTCTCGGTTAACATCGTCGCGAGGCAGGCGGCGCTGATTCGAAGCGCGCAGCAGGAGCATTTCTGGACGTCCTGCACGGACGCGGTCCTGGACGACCTCTCCGAACGACTGGCTCCCCTGATGAAATTCCGCGAACAACAGGGACCCGGCCAGGAAACGGTCAACCTGGATCTGACCGATGTGCTGCACAACAAAGAGATGGTTGAATTCGGCCCGCAAAACGAAGCTGTCAGCGTGACCCGATATCGCGAAATGGTCGAAGCTCTGGTGTTGTCGCTTACCCGCAGCAATCCCATCCTGCAAAAAATCATAGCCGGTGATGCGATCTCTGAAAAAGAAGCCGAGCAATTGGCCGATCAGTTGAATAAGACACATCCACATATCACCGAAAAACTATTGCGGGTGGTATACAGGAACCGCAAAGCACGCTTCATTCAGTTCATCCGCCACATTCTGGGGCTCGAAATCCTGGCCAGCTTTCCCGACACGGTAGCCCGTGCCTTCGACCAGTTTCTCACCGAGCATACCGACCTCAACAGTCGCCAGTTGGAATTCCTCAAACTGCTCAAAGACTTCATTATCGAACGGGAAAAGGTCGAAAAGCGCGACCTCATCCAATCGCCTTTTACCATTATTCATCCGGAAGGGATTCGCGGTGTGTTCAGGCCCGCTGAAATTGAAGAGATCCTCCAGCTCACGGAGCAATTGGCAGCATGA